In Pongo abelii isolate AG06213 chromosome 5, NHGRI_mPonAbe1-v2.0_pri, whole genome shotgun sequence, a single genomic region encodes these proteins:
- the C5H6orf120 gene encoding LOW QUALITY PROTEIN: UPF0669 protein C6orf120 homolog (The sequence of the model RefSeq protein was modified relative to this genomic sequence to represent the inferred CDS: deleted 2 bases in 1 codon) yields the protein MLNARPPAGSGGESDGATAALPLPLHLVGAALGGRVNPPPPPRGLTRVGRDSPSDRPGSWTRRGPAGGRRGRAPVLSASRVPSSTDQLAGPGAEPPAMAAPRGRAAPWTTALLLLLASQVLSPGSCADEEEVPEEWVLLHVVQGQIGAGNYSYLRLNHEGKIVLRMRSLKGDADLYVSASSLHPSFDDYELQSATCGPDAVSIPAHFRRPVGIGVYGHPSHLESEFEMKVYYDGTVEQHPFGEAAYPADGADAGQKHARAPEDASQEEESVLWTILISILKLVLEILF from the exons ATGCTTAACGCGCGGCCCCCTGCGGGGAGTGGTGGTGAGTCCGACGGTGCCACAgcggccctgcccctgcccctgcactTGGTGGGCGCCGCGTTA GGGGGAAGGGTTAACCCACCCCCTCCTCCCCGGGGCCTCACGCGGGTGGGAAGGGACAGTCCCAGCGACAGACCAGGCTCCTGGACGCGCCGTGGCCCCGCGGGTGGACGGCGGGGACGGGCTCCGGTGCTGAGCGCCTCCCGTGTCCCCAGCAGCACTGACCAACTTGCAGGCCCCGGAGCTGAGCCGCCAGCCATGGCCGCTCCCCGCGGGAGGGCTGCGCCTTGGACGACGGCCCTGCTGCTGCTCCTAGCCTCCCAGGTCCTGTCTCCGGGAAGCTGCGCGGACGAGGAGGAGGTCCCCGAGGAGTGGGTGCTCCTGCACGTCGTCCAGGGCCAGATAGGCGCCGGGAACTACAGCTACCTGCGGCTGAACCACGAGGGCAAGATAGTCCTCAGGATGCGCAGCCTCAAGGGTGATGCGGACCTTTACGTCTCCGCCAGCAGCTTGCACCCCAGCTTCGACGACTACGAGCTGCAATCGGCCACCTGCGGCCCGGACGCCGTGTCCATCCCCGCACACTTCCGGCGCCCAGTGGGCATCGGCGTCTACGGACACCCCTCCCACCTGGAGAGCGAGTTCGAGATGAAGGTGTACTACGACGGCACGGTCGAGCAGCACCCGTTCGGCGAGGCCGCCTACCCCGCAGACGGCGCAGATGCCGGCCAGAAGCACGCTCGTGCCCCGGAAGACGCCTCGCAAGAGGAGGAATCTGTTCTCTGGACGATATTAATTAGCATTTTGAAACTGGTACTTGAAATTCTCTTTTGA